Genomic segment of Candidatus Hydrogenedentota bacterium:
TGGGTCTATGCTATTTTTATTGAAACAGCTCACGCGAAAGCTGGTGCATGTAAAAAATATTTCCCGCAAAAGTATCCTTAAAAAACACTTTTCTCCCAAATTAGATGATCTTAAATATCAACCTAGAGAATAACATAATTTGTTAGGACGATTAAAAATAATTTTTAAACAAAAAAATGCCGGTAAGTCAAGGCGCTTCAGATCCCTTCAGTTGCAGCTGTGCCCAGTGAAGGGGATGATCGCTTCGAGACTGGGGAGGCAATACATAATCGTTTTCCAGCACCGTGAACGGAGCACTGAGAAAGATGTGGTCAATCGCGTCATCGATAGCAATGCCGCGCTTCATCCACAAAGGATTTGAACCGGAGCGGGCGGCAACCTGCGAAAAAAAATCCATCAATTGCCCATAGAAGGGATCGCGCTCCGTGAAATTAAAATCGCCCATGGCAATGGCATATTGATAACGAGAAGCTTCTTTCACAAGGGAGTCCAGATGGGCATTTTTAATTTCCGCATCGCCGGCAGGATGATTGGAAAAGACGGCAATCGGCTGACCTGACAGTTCTATTTCCGCCGCCGCCGTACCCACCTCATCAGGATTGCTGAAAGAAAAGAGAACACGCGGATTCTCTAAGGGATATCGAGACAGCAGCGCTGTCCCAAAAGTACCGGAAATGCTGCCGGGCCCGTAAAAGGCGTGATAGCCCAAGGATTGCGAAAAATAGTATACAGCATCTACCAAGGCGCCCGAAACACGAGCAGTATCACATTCCTGTAAAGCAATAACATCAGCATTAAGGCAGCGCAAGAGTGAGCGTTGCCCCAGGTAATCCCGAACGCCGGCAGTGTTGGAACCTTGTTGCATATTGTAGGAAACAACGCGGAGTGTGTCCCCTCTTGAAGCTTCCATGACCGGCCTCTGCGTGTGCCACAACGAAGCCAGCCACAACAGCAAAAGGATAAGGGACAGGCTCCCCATAAGGCGTGTTCCACGACGAGGAAGCGCCGCCTTATCCGGAGCCTTGACAAAGCCAAAGATCATCAAGAAAACACCTAAAATAAAAAAAGGCAGATAGAATTGATTTCTCAGCACCTGTCCGCCCGGAACATAGCCCCACACATTGGTGAGGATCAACAAAATAGAAATGGACACCAAGAACAACGCGGCCACGATCAAAGGCGCTACAGCGCAGCGGGGATGTGCGAAAGGACGAACTGAAAAGTAAGCGCCGCTCTTACGCAGATTCAATAGGATCACAGGCGACATGAGCAGTGCCATCCACACACCGCTTTTACCGGGTAAAACGCCGCTGCTCAAAACGATGGGCACGGAAAGGGCTGTTTCAGGAAAGGGCGGCCGACCCGCATAAAGGGCAACCACCAAAAGGGTCGTAAAAATAAAATTGCCTACAGGCAAGCTATAACGGCCGGGGTTCGGGATCCTTTGTCCTACGAGCATAAACAGGACAATCGGAACAACTACAGCTCCGGAGAAAAGCGTGCCCGTAAAAAAAGGACGGCTGTATCCATGCCAGCCATTTACAGCCAAGGGCGAAGAAAGAAAAAGGAAGGCAATGCCAAGGGCGGCGAAGAAAGAACACATCGGCACAAATGCTGCGCCGGATCCCATGTCTGCATCTTCCACCGCTTCTTGTTCTTGCAAAGGCGCGTTCAGATCATGCCACGAAAGGAGCAGCGCCATGCCGGTTAACACGGCGCCCAAGGACAGCGCCATGCCGTCCATAGAAATATCAAGCGACAATCCCCACGAACGCAACACTACAGACAGAAGCACTGCAACGCCCAAGGCCTTTCCAAAATCGGGGGATAAGCGCGCATAAGGGCGGCTCAGCAAACACGCCAGCAACACCAAAAAAAGAGACACCCCAACACCGCCGAAAAGAATACCGCCCATAGTGCCCAACAAGGGCGCGCAGAAGCGGCACAGGAGGAACAATAGCACGGCGGCACGAAATAATCGGGGCGTAGACTGCGGCGGAAGCCATAGCAGGGGCAGCGCAACCAAAAAGAGCAATAATCCCAGCAGCTCCATACCCGGCGCCAAGGCGGTCAAACTAATCCTGTAGATACTTTCCATCCACACGACGAAAAGCTGGAAAAAGAAAAGTAGGATCATGCCCAACCACAGGCTGCGGACAGGATCATAGCCGGACAATCTTTCTTCATTTTTTTCCGGCAATGTCGTATGCTTCATGAGTGCTCGATCCTTCTTTTCCATGCCAAAGTCACGGCGTATTGGTACCCGTCAACGTCAGTCCCTCTTCAATCAATTCGTCCACTTCCGCACGGGCGCTGATGATGGTATCCGGGTTTTGCGTATATTCTTTCCACGATGTTGTAATTTCGGGCTTCACGGCAAGCACCGCTTTTGCAGCTGCAGCAAAGTCGGCATGGGCATCATCAGCCGCCGCCTTTTCCACCAAAGACGCCAGTATGGCGAGCGCCTCGTAGTCCTCAATTCCATCACGCAGATTTTCCATGCGCGTGCTGGCGAGGGGTTCCTTATCAGGACCGGGATACATGAGAATACCGTCACTGTTGGTTCTAAAGGAATAAGGGTTCCACGGGCGCTCGGGCCATTTGGGCGCGTCCATATTCCAGTTTTCCTGTCCGTCATAAAGGTTGATAAGATAATAGAGAAATCCGGTCATCCCTTGTTGAAAAAACTGCCACGGCAGGATACGGGGATCCACGCCCGGAAAATCAATAAACAGGTTGGCATAAGGACGCCCGGGGCCGCAACACACATAGGCCCACACCTCATCACCGGCGGCTTGGCGTTCCCGTACCATCTCCATTTTTTTCTCCGGCAGCTGTTGGGTGAGCGGTGTCCATACATTAATATATCCAACATGCTTATCGATAATAGGATTGGCGCTTTCCCGCTTCAGCCACGGGAATTTGTCCGCCAACATGCCAAAGACCCGGTGGAGCGACGGATCCACATTTTCCACAGGATCTTTACGCATTTCCGATTCATCGAAGCCGTGCACATACCACGTAAAATCCTGCCAGTCTTTTTCCTTCACAAATTCTTCCCACGAAGCGATCCAAGCCTCCAATTCAGCCATAAGTGTATCTGCCGCTTCGGGATCTTTCGGCAGCACATCCACATTCGCCAAGCAAGTCGCATTCATACCCCGTTCATAACAATAGTCCATATCGCGGTGGGCGGGGAAAACCCGACTTTTACCCCCTTTCAAAGACGAATAAATCTGGGTTGGGCTGAGCCGATGGGCGAGCAGGAAATCGTAGAGGCGCAGCCAGTCTTCACGGGGCAGCACATCTTCACATTCATAGGAGGTGTAGAGCGGTCCATGACTGCAGTTATCATCTAAGCCCAATGTCTTTTTCACCGCATCCGGGGCATACCACATTTCCCAAATGCCGGGATTAAAACAAAAGGCGGTTTTTAATACACCTCGTACGGGCAACGAAAAAGAACGCACTTGAAGTTCCAGTCCAATATGTTCCACTGCATCGTCCGCCATGATTCGGATCACACCATGATAGACGCCCGGCTTGGTACCGTGAGGCACAGACACCGTGAACCAGATCGGCTGAACAAAGCCGGACTCCACATCAAAGGCAGCACGAGGCAGCAGCACATCGGGCCACCACCAGCCCGCGCGCCGCATGGAAGAATTAGACTGTCGTGTCTGCACATAGCCCACGGGATGCCAGGATAGATTCTCTTGATCCAACCGTGTGGCCCCGTCACTGTGGAGCAAGTCGCTCAGCACCACCTCTACCCCGTGCAAGGCGCCGCTCGTCGGGATCACGACCAACTGAAAGCTTTCCGATTCACGCCCCGCCGCAGCAAGTTGTACGGTGCTGTTCAACCTTCCCGTGAAATCTCGTGCCTCACGAAAGACCTTGTCCATAGGACTAGCAACACCGACCAAAAAAGGAAGGCGCTCATTGGGTTTCACTTCCGGATACCTTTCCCAACCTGATACGAGCATCGCCGTAGGATCGTCGGGAATGATCTTGCTGACGCGCACCCAAAGCCAGCGTGTTTCACTGTTCGTATCTTTAAAATCAGAAAAAGAAAGGGGCGCTGATGCGCGGTTGGGACGCCACGCGGGAACGGGCTGATCAAGCTGTGCCACGCCGTTTATGCGCCAGTCAAA
This window contains:
- a CDS encoding endonuclease/exonuclease/phosphatase family protein, translated to MKHTTLPEKNEERLSGYDPVRSLWLGMILLFFFQLFVVWMESIYRISLTALAPGMELLGLLLFLVALPLLWLPPQSTPRLFRAAVLLFLLCRFCAPLLGTMGGILFGGVGVSLFLVLLACLLSRPYARLSPDFGKALGVAVLLSVVLRSWGLSLDISMDGMALSLGAVLTGMALLLSWHDLNAPLQEQEAVEDADMGSGAAFVPMCSFFAALGIAFLFLSSPLAVNGWHGYSRPFFTGTLFSGAVVVPIVLFMLVGQRIPNPGRYSLPVGNFIFTTLLVVALYAGRPPFPETALSVPIVLSSGVLPGKSGVWMALLMSPVILLNLRKSGAYFSVRPFAHPRCAVAPLIVAALFLVSISILLILTNVWGYVPGGQVLRNQFYLPFFILGVFLMIFGFVKAPDKAALPRRGTRLMGSLSLILLLLWLASLWHTQRPVMEASRGDTLRVVSYNMQQGSNTAGVRDYLGQRSLLRCLNADVIALQECDTARVSGALVDAVYYFSQSLGYHAFYGPGSISGTFGTALLSRYPLENPRVLFSFSNPDEVGTAAAEIELSGQPIAVFSNHPAGDAEIKNAHLDSLVKEASRYQYAIAMGDFNFTERDPFYGQLMDFFSQVAARSGSNPLWMKRGIAIDDAIDHIFLSAPFTVLENDYVLPPQSRSDHPLHWAQLQLKGSEAP
- a CDS encoding DUF4091 domain-containing protein; amino-acid sequence: MKHTPFILAGFLCMLGIGAGIATAEQQEIIWEQRFTENGAAEAWELSGTARMEDGALYTCSDPEGTSSAVSQTQLAIPAASDGYLLRMEWSLVPVRIGGWGQDANTGGPFVVEFTGKRPTLNAAHRAKTTVAPGASVILSCDFNQHQVFDWRINGVAQLDQPVPAWRPNRASAPLSFSDFKDTNSETRWLWVRVSKIIPDDPTAMLVSGWERYPEVKPNERLPFLVGVASPMDKVFREARDFTGRLNSTVQLAAAGRESESFQLVVIPTSGALHGVEVVLSDLLHSDGATRLDQENLSWHPVGYVQTRQSNSSMRRAGWWWPDVLLPRAAFDVESGFVQPIWFTVSVPHGTKPGVYHGVIRIMADDAVEHIGLELQVRSFSLPVRGVLKTAFCFNPGIWEMWYAPDAVKKTLGLDDNCSHGPLYTSYECEDVLPREDWLRLYDFLLAHRLSPTQIYSSLKGGKSRVFPAHRDMDYCYERGMNATCLANVDVLPKDPEAADTLMAELEAWIASWEEFVKEKDWQDFTWYVHGFDESEMRKDPVENVDPSLHRVFGMLADKFPWLKRESANPIIDKHVGYINVWTPLTQQLPEKKMEMVRERQAAGDEVWAYVCCGPGRPYANLFIDFPGVDPRILPWQFFQQGMTGFLYYLINLYDGQENWNMDAPKWPERPWNPYSFRTNSDGILMYPGPDKEPLASTRMENLRDGIEDYEALAILASLVEKAAADDAHADFAAAAKAVLAVKPEITTSWKEYTQNPDTIISARAEVDELIEEGLTLTGTNTP